Proteins from one Silurus meridionalis isolate SWU-2019-XX chromosome 3, ASM1480568v1, whole genome shotgun sequence genomic window:
- the gpbar1 gene encoding G-protein coupled bile acid receptor 1: MMNSVDQIDQEKLIMYITLPLSSIIILTNLLIIVSIACNKQLYDTPNYLFLSLLVADLCTGLALPFIPRMGLNQTLHFGTCLLVHIFPNFLFLSFLFNLVMVHYERYLCIVHPLHYSQFWVHRCFPAALLTVWIPPLLYASLPAFGWNKWTEKPHNQSELTESGHNFSESSPDKENYCSYKQIFPDTFIYLEVYGILLPAIFSILAMTGRVLWITRKQLRDICKLSRSVERSTASEQEHRLNLRYAKCVTAVSLIFLVCWMPYIIYLHISVMLLRENSERNPSLNIILSCTGIGSMAIIPIILSLANRQYTQPARKLLMKFRTRCSRIQDLRDPP, encoded by the coding sequence ATGATGAACTCCGTGGACCAAATTGATCAGGAGAAGCTTATTATGTACATCACCCTGCCATTGtcctccatcatcatcctcaccaacCTGCTCATCATCGTGAGCATAGCCTGCAACAAGCAACTCTATGACACCCCCAACTACCTTTTCCTGAGCCTGCTGGTGGCAGATCTCTGCACAGGCCTTGCTCTACCCTTCATCCCTCGCATGGGGCTAAATCAAACGCTTCACTTTGGGACCTGCCTGCTTGTACACATCTTTCCCAATTTCCTCTTCCTGTCTTTCCTCTTCAACCTGGTGATGGTGCACTATGAGCGGTATCTGTGCATCGTCCATCCGCTGCACTACAGCCAGTTTTGGGTACACCGCTGCTTCCCTGCTGCACTTTTAACTGTATGGATTCCTCCTCTTCTCTATGCTAGTTTACCCGCCTTTGGATGGAACAAATGGACAGAGAAACCACATAACCAGAGCGAATTAACAGAAAGTGGACATAACTTTTCAGAAAGCTCACCTGATAAGGAAAATTATTGCTCCTACAAACAGATTTTTCCAGATACATTTATCTACTTGGAAGTCTACGGTATACTCCTGCCTGCCATCTTCTCCATCCTGGCTATGACTGGCCGAGTTCTCTGGATTACTAGAAAGCAACTGCGTGACATTTGTAAGCTTAGCCGTTCGGTAGAGCGCAGCACGGCCTCGGAGCAGGAACATCGCCTAAATCTACGCTACGCAAAGTGCGTCACTGCTGTCTCGCTCATCTTCCTGGTCTGCTGGATGCCCTACATCATCTACCTGCATATTTCTGTCATGTTGCTCAGAGAAAACAGTGAGAGAAACCCCTCCCTCAATATCATCCTCTCATGCACGGGAATCGGCAGCATGGCCATTATACCCATCATCCTCAGCCTAGCTAACAGGCAGTACACTCAACCTGCACGCAAACTACTGATGAAATTCAGGACTCGCTGCTCTAGAATACAGGACCTGAGAGATCCTCCCTGA